In Gemmatimonadales bacterium, one DNA window encodes the following:
- the merB gene encoding organomercurial lyase translates to MARREASMDFDTQVKLAVYGHFAETGRRPALGAVAERVGSGAGRVRDAYARLRAQRLLVLEADGSSIRMAPPFSGVSTQHVVTVGGTDYFANCAWDALGVPAALGRPGVVHARCEQSRVPLDLEVGREGPEPCSWLFHCSVPAAKWWDDIVFT, encoded by the coding sequence GTGGCGCGACGCGAGGCGAGCATGGACTTCGACACGCAGGTGAAGCTGGCGGTCTACGGTCATTTCGCCGAAACGGGTCGCAGGCCGGCGTTGGGAGCCGTGGCCGAGCGCGTCGGATCGGGCGCCGGACGCGTGCGAGACGCGTATGCTCGGCTGCGCGCGCAGCGACTGCTGGTGCTCGAGGCGGATGGCTCGTCGATCCGCATGGCGCCCCCGTTCTCGGGCGTTTCGACGCAGCACGTCGTGACCGTGGGCGGCACGGACTACTTCGCCAACTGCGCGTGGGATGCCCTGGGCGTGCCGGCGGCGCTCGGGCGGCCGGGCGTGGTGCACGCGCGCTGCGAGCAATCCCGTGTGCCCCTCGACCTGGAGGTCGGCCGCGAGGGGCCCGAGCCCTGCAGCTGGCTGTTCCACTGCTCCGTCCCGGCGGCCAAGTGGTGGGACGACATCGTCTTCACCTGA